The sequence aattgctgggttttgagagtaagagaggaagcttgctctttGATGTGGTTGATGCTTATTGGGTAGAAGAGGCCTCTTTTATAGCCGCTGGAAGCTGacattttccaagaaaccctaatggtttttATCCCATTTTGCCAagttttttccttcctttctccCCTCGTCCATTCAATCATCCTATTTTGGTGAAATCTACTCTGCTCATTTGCACAAAATTAGggattttgggagctcaaggtCCCTTTCCCGCAGTTGTCCTAGTGAAGAATTCCTATTTTCAGTCAtccctcttcctctcttttcttccCTCTTTCATGGTCAGATctgatgaaggaaagaaatgggtatacATGTTGATTCGAAGGATGATTCCCACTTTGCGCGCCAACATCCCATGGTTCCTTGGGTGTTTTATGCTTGAAACTTGTTCAttcccatgtgctggagcCTCCCAGTAGCTTTTCAGACTTTCCTTCGTAGCTTTGTTCTTAGCCAAGTGTTGGAGCTTTGCAACTCTTCTATTGTAATTGTATGTGCCAAgttaatttattgagtaagTGGGCTATTTTTTATCAAGTGTTAGGCTTTTTTGGTTGAGTCAATAGGCTATTTTGGTTGGgatattttctcttttgtgctcacccacatgtttgggcctaagaaaatgggcttgagttccgaggctcccaagcaacccggaacctccatttctcggcccatcaatgggcctcatgacaatttattaccatccataccacaacccactcaagcaagccccgggcatttgagtggcttgggcccacttaggcttgtagCATGGTTGGGCTTGAAACAATAATTTCCTGCTTAATGTGGCATGTTTCTTGGCACGCTCTAATTCTATTGTCCTTAGAGAGGGACACGGTGCTTATTTTAGCATGAGCTTGTATTTTATAACCTTACCCCAGTTCCTGGCAtgacaaattatttatttagcatgACACGTGGACTGTGACTTGTATATGACTGGTCTTCATATACTCCGATATGTGACTGGTCGTCATATACTCCGATATGTGACTTTTCTTAATACAGTATCGTATTGGACCGAAAACTTATTTGAGCCCAACCATTgacttttttgggcctcaacaacttttaacaaaaaatttactaaATGCCAAACAACTTTCTCTtacagctgatttctctcacagcaaatttGTCaacgattattttcacagcacatcAATGCCAAACTAGCCATTCTGAGTGATTATGGGAGAAGCACATGGGAGGTGCTTCTCCTTAAAATTACTTAAACCTGATTATTTAGAAAAGTAATTCTCCATAAAAACGATTATTTAcctttttaaaatcacttcCAAACGAGCCCCATATCAtcttaaatatatatgtggatATATTTAAGTTAATTAGGTTAACATGTTGTGACAAATCCCAAAGCTTTGGTCAAAGGTTATACCAAACAGAGTTTTGAGCTTATCCAATCAATTGACATGGTGGTGAGTAGGATTAGTACCCTTCTTATAAATTGGATATCCACTAATAAATTCCATTCCGTCAATACCATCCACAAATTCACACATACATGATTGGTTTCATGGAGAAAGGAGGAAtgcttattttttgttttaaatccATGATCAGGATATGTCATTTTGCATATATGATcaggaagaaaaaacaattttccCATAAAATTTAGCTTGTTTCATAAACTGTTAAGGAATATCTCTTAATCAACTTTAATGATCTCTAACcttatattgttttttaaaataattatatttttcttgattcTAGTAAACAAAAAAGGCTACCCAAAAATTACCAGTTGGGTAATAAATAAATCCCACAACCTGACCCTCTATCAAAGCTTTAAAATAAACTCCTACGTGTATGTAATCACTAGAAAACTACACGTCATGTGAATTTTAGTGCTTTTTACACTTGTACATCTTCAAGTTTAAGATGTCAGAATTTACAACTTGTCTCATGCTCACCTCTTTAGCAGTACGCCACTCGTGAACATCAACACCCACGAATTAATATTAGCAAAAACGGACgaaattccaaattccaaatagTCCCATAATCCGTGATCCTCCATAATAAGCATGTACAAAGCCAAATCATTGTTTCGCAAAATTGGTAGCTTCACTCaaagaatatataaaatataaataatatggTAAAGCCGTCAAACTGTTTCTCCCTCATTGTAGTGGCGgttataaagaaaatagaagaagatAATTAGCATTTGGAAGGACTTGTGGGTCAGTGGAAGAGTCCTTTTCCAATACCGCACtttacccaaaccaaaaaaacacaccTCATTTTTCTGTATTTATATTCGGAAGGACGGGGACCGACCGACCGACCAACACCTAACTGTGGCACGAGAAAAATATTGTAGAATTAGAATATACTTTCCTCTGCTCTGCAAAATCCTTATTGCTTTTAttatcttctctctttctcatcaTCGTCATCGGAAACTAagctctgttttttcttttcttttttgggtctctCTGCAAAGCCATGGAGCTTCTtcctgattttttatttacagttgttttttctctcttgatGGCTTTTTGGCTTTCTTTCGTTCTCCCTCTGGTTCTTTCTATGTGTCCAAGCAGGGATGCCAATGACCATGTGAGGAAAAGAAGGGTTCTTTATGAGTGTGAATCTCCGGTTGAACCCGAAATTCATGACTGGAGAAGTGAGATACGAGGTGGGTTTGTTGAAAAAGTTGTGAAAGTTGAGGAATTTAAAGGTGAAGAACCAAAAGAGGAAAGTTTGCTACTTCAAGATTTTGTTGATGAAAGTTGTGGATCGCCGAAGGGACATGAGGGTTCAAAGACTGATGAATATGAAGTTTGCAGAGAAGTTGGAGTTGTTTGTTTGTCAGAGAAGAGTGTTGAAGATGAGAGTTCTGGTGGGCATGGTGGTCTATGCGGGTGCTCAGAGAACATGGTTGATCAAAGTTCTGAGAGGCATGAAATTGGAGAAATTGAGGTAGATTTGACAAAAAACGAAGTGGGAATCTTTGAAAGTGAAGATATCAAATTTCCAGAGTGTGATGGCAGTGATCATGAAGCTGATCGAGCCAGAGAGAGTGTACTAGATGATGTGGAAAAGGAGGGGTTGCTTGGTGAGGAGGATGATTGGGAGGGAATAGAAAGAACTGAATTGGAGAGGCTTTTTGGTGCTGCAGTGGTGTTTGTTGGGTCTAAGAGTAATGCTGAGAGAAGTTTAAGTGTTGGAAGTGATGTGAAGACGAGGTTAGATGGGCTTCACAAGATTGCCACTCGAGGGCCTTGCTTTGAACCCCAACCTATGGCATTCAAGGTCTCTGCACGAGCAAAATGGTAGCTTCTAACTTCTCttctgccttttttttttttggtgttgtgATTTTCCAGGGTactatttgatttgattatgTTCTTATATATGCTTATTGGTTTCTCTGAGTGCAGCTCTCTACATGTCCAGAAATAGTACTTTGATTTAAgactttttatttggtgattgtCCTATCACGCGATAATCATTGCAACTTTCTGAAGAATTGTACTTTGTAGCGTTAACTTTGTTTATCAAGGCACATGATGAATGTGGACTAAGCAAAGTTTACAGAGGGGAGAGggaagaaatttatttttatgaaactgATAAGTCACAATACCCAATTGCATTGTTCATGTATCTCAGGGATAAGTCCCTTTAATGTTCTTCCCCTTTCGATTTTTTCTTGGACTACTTGCAAGTTCCAACTGTTATGACATTTTATATCAAGCAGACTAAACAGGGAACTTATTTTCCGAAAATGAAGGACCTTTCCTTAGTGCAAGAGATTCATCTACAGAGTGTATTCAGGCTCAAGATGAATAAACGTTTAGTACTGTTAACTTGTAGAAATTGAGTTGAATGGCATCACACTAAGCTTTCACATCCAGAATGTAGTTTTGTGGACAATAATTATGATTACTTCTGATGCTTCACTAAGTTGATAGAGAAAACCGGTTTACATTGTGCAAGGAATGCTTGGCAACAACTCGGGAAC comes from Prunus dulcis chromosome 6, ALMONDv2, whole genome shotgun sequence and encodes:
- the LOC117630030 gene encoding acyl-CoA-binding domain-containing protein 3-like; protein product: MELLPDFLFTVVFSLLMAFWLSFVLPLVLSMCPSRDANDHVRKRRVLYECESPVEPEIHDWRSEIRGGFVEKVVKVEEFKGEEPKEESLLLQDFVDESCGSPKGHEGSKTDEYEVCREVGVVCLSEKSVEDESSGGHGGLCGCSENMVDQSSERHEIGEIEVDLTKNEVGIFESEDIKFPECDGSDHEADRARESVLDDVEKEGLLGEEDDWEGIERTELERLFGAAVVFVGSKSNAERSLSVGSDVKTRLDGLHKIATRGPCFEPQPMAFKVSARAKWNAWQQLGNMSAEVAMEQYITLLSERVPGWMEDVHGDFADAQAYEKIASDLKTLVQNQPEPAGERKVEELKPDFKGLDN